In Thermodesulfobacteriota bacterium, one DNA window encodes the following:
- the gcvH gene encoding glycine cleavage system protein GcvH: MNLPEELKYGKQHEWAKVEGNQVTVGITDFAQSELGEVVYIELPAKGTSVQKDKPFGIIESVKAVSDLYSPVSGKVAEVNGGLEESPEIVNDDPYGEGWMIKIIPSDISELDTLLSAKEYEEFLKEEK, encoded by the coding sequence ATGAACTTACCAGAAGAGTTGAAATATGGTAAACAGCATGAGTGGGCAAAGGTTGAAGGCAATCAGGTTACTGTGGGAATTACTGATTTTGCCCAGAGCGAACTTGGAGAAGTAGTATACATCGAACTCCCGGCAAAGGGAACAAGCGTACAGAAAGACAAACCCTTTGGTATAATAGAATCAGTAAAGGCAGTCTCTGATCTGTATTCTCCTGTGAGTGGTAAGGTAGCAGAAGTGAATGGCGGATTAGAAGAATCCCCGGAAATAGTGAATGATGACCCTTATGGAGAAGGATGGATGATAAAGATTATACCTTCAGATATATCTGAACTGGATACCCTCCTTTCCGCTAAGGAATACGAGGAGTTTTTAAAAGAGGAAAAGTAA
- a CDS encoding TPM domain-containing protein, which yields MKKNLFLKNICRLRFLPFICGLILLANLGTAKAEIKYPKPTGAVNDLAGIISPDYEKQMESLSHEVLQKTGTSIVVATVETVGDIDYSIYANDLYQAWGIGKKGEDKGVLIFLALKERKLKIETGYGVEGILPDGLVGQIRDDYMVPYLKKNEFGQGILNGLTILAAIIAKDAGVKLSGMDDQPIVKMPVSKKRISALGFLPILFFIVLFLILARSRTGGILPLLLLMMMGGRGGGFGGSFGGFGGGFGGFGGGSSGGGGAGGSF from the coding sequence ATGAAAAAAAACCTCTTTTTAAAAAATATATGCCGGCTAAGATTTTTACCCTTTATATGCGGGTTAATCTTATTAGCCAACCTAGGTACAGCCAAAGCGGAGATAAAATATCCAAAGCCCACAGGGGCAGTCAATGACTTAGCAGGTATTATCTCCCCGGATTACGAGAAACAGATGGAATCATTGTCCCATGAGGTTTTGCAAAAGACCGGAACTTCCATAGTCGTTGCAACAGTGGAGACTGTGGGAGATATAGACTATTCTATATACGCCAATGATCTCTATCAAGCCTGGGGTATAGGGAAAAAAGGAGAGGACAAGGGTGTCTTGATTTTCCTTGCCTTAAAAGAGAGGAAACTCAAAATTGAGACAGGCTACGGTGTAGAAGGAATCCTACCCGATGGGTTGGTGGGTCAAATAAGGGATGATTACATGGTACCTTACCTGAAGAAGAACGAGTTTGGGCAAGGCATATTGAATGGTCTGACCATACTGGCTGCCATAATTGCCAAAGATGCTGGGGTTAAACTGAGTGGCATGGATGACCAGCCAATAGTTAAAATGCCTGTATCGAAAAAGCGAATTTCAGCACTGGGATTTCTTCCCATCCTGTTCTTCATAGTACTCTTCCTGATATTAGCCCGATCCAGAACCGGCGGAATATTGCCCTTATTGTTATTGATGATGATGGGTGGCAGAGGAGGAGGATTTGGAGGTAGTTTTGGCGGTTTTGGAGGAGGCTTCGGTGGCTTTGGCGGCGGTAGTAGTGGTGGTGGTGGAGCCGGCGGCAGTTTCTAA
- a CDS encoding LemA family protein: MTKTGKISLIVIAIIVIFLISTYSFVKGTYNRFVTLEEGIKGAWAQVENQLQRRYDLIPNYVETVKGYAKHEREVLIQVTEARASVGGAKTVQEKIQANNQLSTALSRLLVVVERYPDLKANQNFIRLQDELAGTENRIAVERMRYNEAVKVFNIRIRSFPANILANIFGFKEAAFFKAPEEAKAAPKVKF, encoded by the coding sequence ATGACTAAAACAGGTAAGATATCGCTTATAGTAATAGCAATCATAGTAATCTTTCTTATCTCAACCTATTCTTTTGTAAAGGGGACGTATAACAGATTCGTAACCCTCGAAGAGGGAATAAAAGGTGCGTGGGCTCAGGTGGAAAATCAGCTTCAGAGACGCTATGACCTGATCCCTAATTATGTGGAAACCGTAAAGGGCTATGCCAAACATGAAAGAGAGGTCTTAATCCAGGTAACTGAGGCCAGAGCGAGCGTTGGAGGGGCAAAAACCGTCCAGGAAAAAATTCAGGCAAATAATCAATTATCTACGGCTTTAAGCAGGCTCCTGGTAGTTGTAGAAAGGTATCCTGATTTAAAAGCCAACCAAAACTTCATCCGTCTACAGGATGAACTTGCCGGAACCGAAAACAGAATTGCCGTAGAACGAATGAGATATAACGAGGCAGTCAAAGTATTCAACATCAGGATAAGATCATTCCCAGCAAACATCCTCGCAAACATATTCGGTTTTAAAGAGGCAGCCTTCTTCAAGGCTCCAGAAGAGGCAAAGGCAGCCCCCAAAGTAAAATTTTAA
- the fusA gene encoding elongation factor G, which translates to MKKLEVNKLRNIGIVAHGGAGKTSLAEAMLFNAKTTDRMGRVDNGTSIMDYEPEEIKRKITISSSLHHFGWEKHKVNIIDTPGDTNFSNDAKNSLYVADGAVVVIDAISGIRVQTERLWQYCDEFRLPRIIFINKMDRERASYSNLLDDINKILGKKAVITHIPIGAEESFRGLIDLMKMKALVYENDGSGKYTEKEIPGELSEEAINLRGKMIEDIAETSDKLLEKYLEGESLSSEDMYQGLREGTLDMKFVPVICGSALKNIGVQPLMDEIVHCLPSPLEKGENKGKNPTTKAEDVRKPNEEDPFSALVFKTIADPYTGKLTLFRIYSGTMNSDSTVYNSSRKVKERIGQIFQIEGKSQKPIDSAGVGELVAVAKLKDTSTGNTLCDENAPITFEGVTPPPPIISFAIEPKTKGDEEKATISLNKLIEEDPTIRIHRDEQTKEIILSGMGQVHLEVILEKLKRKFGVEVGLKLPKVPYKETIRGKAKVQGKYKKQSGGRGQYGDAWLEVEPMPRGAGFEFVDKIVGGVIPRQYIPAVEKGIIETMNEGVMAGYPVVDIKASLVFGSFHTVDSSEMAFKIAGSMAFKKGCLEAGPVLLEPVMNMNITVPDENMGDIIGDLNSRRGKVLGVEGRDNSQIIKAQVPMAEVLTYAPDLSSMTGDRGTFTIEFSHYEEAPAHISEKVVTAAKKE; encoded by the coding sequence ATGAAAAAGCTCGAGGTGAATAAACTTAGGAATATAGGTATTGTAGCCCACGGTGGAGCCGGAAAAACTTCCTTAGCAGAAGCGATGCTTTTCAATGCAAAGACAACTGACCGCATGGGAAGAGTTGATAATGGAACCTCAATAATGGATTATGAACCTGAAGAGATAAAGAGAAAAATTACCATCAGTTCATCCCTGCACCATTTTGGTTGGGAAAAACACAAGGTGAATATAATAGACACCCCTGGAGATACAAATTTTAGTAACGACGCTAAAAACTCTCTATATGTGGCAGATGGGGCAGTAGTGGTTATCGATGCAATCTCAGGCATAAGAGTACAGACTGAAAGGCTCTGGCAGTATTGTGATGAATTCAGACTTCCCAGAATAATCTTCATAAATAAGATGGACAGGGAAAGGGCATCTTATTCCAACCTTCTTGATGATATAAATAAAATCCTTGGAAAGAAAGCAGTAATTACTCACATCCCGATCGGTGCAGAAGAGTCCTTTAGAGGTCTTATAGACCTGATGAAGATGAAAGCTCTGGTTTATGAAAACGACGGTAGTGGAAAGTATACTGAAAAAGAAATCCCTGGAGAACTCAGCGAGGAGGCTATAAATTTGAGGGGAAAGATGATAGAAGATATAGCAGAGACATCAGACAAGTTATTGGAAAAGTATTTAGAAGGGGAAAGTCTGAGCTCTGAAGACATGTATCAGGGGTTGAGGGAGGGAACACTCGATATGAAGTTCGTCCCTGTAATATGTGGTTCAGCCTTGAAAAATATTGGAGTCCAACCCCTGATGGATGAGATTGTTCACTGTCTCCCTTCCCCACTGGAAAAGGGGGAAAATAAAGGCAAAAATCCCACCACAAAGGCGGAAGATGTCCGTAAGCCTAATGAGGAAGATCCTTTCTCTGCCCTGGTTTTCAAGACAATAGCTGACCCTTATACAGGAAAATTAACATTATTTCGCATCTATTCTGGCACTATGAACTCTGATTCAACGGTATACAATTCTTCCAGGAAAGTAAAAGAAAGAATTGGACAGATATTTCAGATAGAGGGGAAAAGTCAAAAACCAATAGACTCTGCCGGTGTTGGCGAGTTAGTGGCAGTGGCAAAACTTAAAGATACCAGTACAGGAAACACCCTCTGTGATGAAAATGCCCCTATAACCTTTGAAGGAGTTACCCCTCCACCACCAATAATATCTTTTGCTATTGAGCCAAAGACCAAGGGAGATGAAGAAAAGGCTACTATATCCTTAAATAAGCTTATAGAAGAGGACCCTACTATCAGAATTCATCGGGATGAACAGACCAAAGAAATCATACTATCAGGAATGGGGCAGGTTCATCTGGAGGTTATCTTAGAGAAGTTAAAGAGAAAATTCGGCGTAGAGGTAGGGTTAAAATTGCCCAAAGTTCCTTATAAAGAGACAATCCGTGGAAAAGCAAAGGTACAGGGGAAATACAAGAAACAGTCCGGAGGGAGAGGACAGTATGGAGATGCATGGTTAGAGGTGGAACCCATGCCCAGAGGAGCAGGTTTTGAATTCGTCGATAAGATAGTGGGGGGCGTAATCCCCAGACAGTATATCCCGGCAGTAGAGAAGGGGATTATTGAGACCATGAATGAGGGTGTAATGGCAGGATACCCGGTAGTAGATATCAAAGCTTCATTGGTCTTTGGGTCTTTCCATACTGTGGACTCATCTGAGATGGCATTTAAGATAGCCGGTTCTATGGCATTTAAGAAAGGATGTCTGGAAGCCGGCCCGGTTCTATTGGAACCTGTCATGAATATGAATATTACCGTTCCAGATGAAAATATGGGCGACATTATTGGAGACTTAAACAGCAGGAGAGGCAAGGTTTTGGGCGTGGAAGGAAGGGATAATAGCCAGATAATAAAAGCCCAGGTCCCTATGGCTGAGGTCTTAACGTATGCCCCTGATTTGAGTTCAATGACAGGAGACAGAGGAACGTTTACTATAGAGTTTTCTCATTATGAGGAGGCGCCGGCACATATCAGCGAAAAGGTTGTCACAGCCGCCAAAAAAGAGTAA
- a CDS encoding ABC transporter permease, whose translation MRLSRYILLVGMIVVWQLLSYFGVIPRYKCPSPADVLLGIRDLLIVGLPPGYRLMQHILESLNRVFWGFLFAAMIGIPLGIVMGWSKPLKRMVDPIIEMLRPVPPLAWIPISVLWFGIGIKSAAFIIFLGAFFPILLSTMAGIVSVDVLLVEASRSLGAKEKEVLFKVLAPGAMPLILTGLRIGLGIGWMTLVAAEFTGVKTGYGLGYMIMTARDIQRPDDILAGMVVIGLLGYLMDRVLRLVEAGLLRWR comes from the coding sequence ATGAGGCTTTCAAGATATATATTATTGGTTGGTATGATAGTTGTCTGGCAGCTTCTTTCTTACTTTGGTGTCATTCCAAGGTATAAATGCCCATCTCCGGCAGATGTACTTTTGGGGATTAGAGATCTTTTAATAGTGGGGTTACCACCGGGGTACAGACTTATGCAGCACATACTGGAGAGTCTAAATCGTGTCTTCTGGGGTTTTTTATTTGCAGCAATGATCGGTATACCCCTGGGCATAGTTATGGGCTGGTCAAAACCCCTTAAAAGGATGGTGGATCCTATAATAGAGATGTTAAGGCCTGTTCCACCTCTTGCATGGATACCAATTTCAGTATTATGGTTTGGGATTGGTATAAAATCGGCAGCCTTTATAATATTCTTAGGGGCATTCTTTCCAATTTTATTGAGCACCATGGCTGGAATAGTATCTGTGGATGTTTTACTGGTTGAGGCATCCCGTAGTTTAGGAGCAAAAGAAAAGGAAGTCCTATTTAAGGTTTTAGCGCCAGGGGCTATGCCTTTAATCTTAACAGGACTCAGGATTGGATTGGGTATTGGATGGATGACATTAGTAGCAGCTGAATTCACAGGGGTTAAAACGGGCTATGGGTTGGGTTATATGATTATGACAGCGCGGGATATCCAAAGACCTGATGATATTCTGGCCGGGATGGTGGTAATAGGATTATTGGGATACCTGATGGACAGGGTACTGAGATTGGTAGAAGCAGGGCTTCTTAGATGGAGGTAG
- a CDS encoding ABC transporter substrate-binding protein — MSCINNRNFKYLVITIILLFLPVLLLSCTGKNKTEVKVRMGYLQSDLHQLAAFVAFERGLFKKEGVSMEIGGIFKAGPEEVSAFAAGSLDVGYVGEAPATTSVANNTANVRVLAQANKEGSAVVVNRASNVKSINDLREKTIAIPGFSTVQDFLLRKTLIRNGLGFNEVKIIVIKPPEMIWALKAGDIDAFIAWEPHVAKAVTKGIGRILVTSRDIWEHHPCCVLVADLKFMEEHPELVRKIVKVHVDATNYIKNHPEEAVKIGMKYTGMDEVTIRQAVKNIEFDYEPSIEGEVEYVDFLNRLGYIKITSPKTFTRTFIDSRILKEIIKR, encoded by the coding sequence ATGAGTTGTATTAATAACAGGAACTTTAAATATCTTGTAATAACCATAATATTACTCTTCTTGCCAGTTTTACTCCTCTCGTGTACAGGCAAAAATAAAACTGAGGTAAAAGTAAGGATGGGGTACCTCCAGAGCGATTTGCATCAGCTAGCCGCTTTTGTTGCTTTTGAAAGGGGTCTTTTTAAGAAAGAAGGTGTTAGCATGGAGATTGGTGGTATCTTTAAGGCTGGACCGGAGGAGGTGAGTGCATTCGCTGCAGGCAGTTTGGATGTTGGTTATGTAGGCGAAGCCCCTGCGACAACATCTGTAGCCAATAACACAGCCAATGTAAGGGTTTTGGCTCAGGCCAATAAGGAAGGGTCAGCGGTGGTAGTGAATAGAGCCTCTAATGTCAAGAGTATCAATGACCTTCGGGAAAAGACCATTGCCATTCCGGGCTTCTCAACAGTACAGGATTTTCTCTTAAGAAAGACATTAATCAGGAATGGTTTAGGATTTAATGAAGTAAAAATCATAGTGATTAAGCCCCCGGAGATGATATGGGCATTGAAAGCAGGAGATATTGATGCCTTTATTGCATGGGAGCCCCATGTAGCAAAAGCCGTTACAAAAGGGATAGGGAGGATACTCGTAACTTCTCGTGATATCTGGGAACATCACCCCTGTTGTGTATTGGTGGCCGACTTAAAATTCATGGAGGAACACCCTGAATTGGTAAGAAAGATAGTAAAGGTCCACGTGGATGCAACGAATTATATAAAAAACCACCCTGAAGAGGCTGTAAAGATAGGAATGAAGTATACCGGAATGGATGAAGTCACAATCAGGCAGGCTGTGAAGAATATAGAGTTTGACTATGAACCTAGCATAGAAGGTGAAGTAGAATATGTGGATTTTTTGAATAGGCTTGGTTATATAAAGATAACAAGCCCAAAGACCTTTACCCGCACGTTTATTGACTCAAGGATTCTTAAGGAGATTATAAAGAGATGA
- a CDS encoding MOSC domain-containing protein encodes MENNLTTGRVIAVCISKDKGTRKENINRGKVIKGFGFEGDAHAGNWHRQVSLLSIESIQKMREKGLDVGPGDFAENITTQGIDLLKLPIGTKLTVGKHALLEVTQIGKVCHTRCAIFYEAGDCVMPKEGIFARILTDGIIEIKDEIKVVR; translated from the coding sequence ATGGAGAATAATCTTACAACAGGAAGGGTGATTGCTGTCTGCATCAGCAAAGATAAGGGCACCAGGAAGGAAAATATAAACAGAGGCAAAGTAATCAAAGGCTTTGGCTTTGAAGGCGATGCCCATGCTGGCAATTGGCATCGTCAGGTCAGTCTGCTATCTATTGAAAGTATCCAAAAGATGAGAGAAAAAGGGTTAGATGTTGGTCCTGGAGATTTTGCTGAAAATATAACCACACAGGGGATTGATTTATTAAAGCTACCCATTGGAACGAAACTCACCGTAGGCAAACATGCCTTACTGGAGGTAACCCAGATTGGCAAAGTCTGTCATACCAGGTGCGCTATCTTTTATGAGGCTGGCGACTGTGTGATGCCAAAGGAAGGGATCTTTGCAAGAATACTGACAGATGGCATAATAGAGATTAAGGATGAAATAAAGGTGGTGAGGTGA
- the hisI gene encoding phosphoribosyl-AMP cyclohydrolase — MRLVYEIKFDEKGLVPAIIQDYKNNEVLMLGYMNREAVSKTLESGNVHFWSRSRGKMWVKGETSGHTQKVMDIFFDCDMDTILVKVDQKIAACHTGYRSCFYRKVKGNNLIICSKKVFEEKEVYQKSTAIG; from the coding sequence ATGAGATTAGTATATGAGATAAAATTTGATGAAAAGGGGCTGGTACCAGCCATTATTCAGGATTACAAAAATAATGAAGTGCTAATGCTTGGTTATATGAATAGAGAGGCAGTCAGTAAAACCTTAGAATCTGGTAATGTTCATTTCTGGAGCCGCTCGAGAGGCAAGATGTGGGTTAAAGGAGAAACCTCAGGGCATACACAAAAGGTCATGGACATATTCTTCGACTGTGACATGGATACGATACTGGTAAAGGTAGATCAGAAAATAGCAGCATGTCATACTGGATACAGAAGCTGTTTTTATAGAAAGGTAAAGGGCAATAACTTAATAATCTGTAGTAAAAAAGTATTTGAGGAGAAAGAGGTCTATCAAAAGTCAACTGCTATCGGCTAA
- a CDS encoding acyl-CoA dehydrogenase family protein, translated as MKVSYSSDEERFREEVRKWFEENTPPDVKDQTLGGSTLEHDLMFKWHKTLYEKGWISPEFPKEMGGAGFSETEQFIFNYEYSHCGAPRLKTKLVSLGMLAPLLLQHGTKEQQDRFIPDMLSGKTIWCQGFSEPNAGSDLASLNLKAVPEGNYFVLNGQKTWTSMADHADWIFLLVRTDSSGKKQEGISFLLADLKTPGITIRPIEALTDHAPFCEVFFDDVRVPRENLVGKMGEGWKLAGALLQHERLNAFPVGELIYAIETVRKNSEKTIYRGKPLMQDPVFRRKLAALEVDCNSLLYTFFRILSQLKVGSAPGPEASFLKVYGSELYRRVMDLNIEAVGPYGQSWYNLEEFDNSIHQATMGWINSASLTIWGGSSEIQRTVIATQVLKLPRK; from the coding sequence GTTTCCTATTCGAGTGATGAAGAAAGATTCAGGGAGGAAGTGAGGAAATGGTTTGAAGAGAATACCCCCCCTGATGTTAAAGACCAAACACTTGGCGGAAGTACCCTTGAACATGATCTGATGTTTAAGTGGCACAAGACTCTTTATGAAAAAGGGTGGATTTCTCCGGAGTTTCCTAAAGAAATGGGCGGTGCAGGTTTCAGTGAGACAGAACAATTTATCTTCAATTATGAGTATAGCCATTGCGGTGCGCCCAGGCTTAAAACCAAACTCGTTTCGCTCGGAATGTTAGCCCCGTTGCTGTTACAGCATGGAACCAAAGAACAACAGGATAGATTCATTCCCGACATGTTGTCCGGTAAGACCATTTGGTGTCAGGGATTTTCAGAGCCCAATGCGGGATCGGACCTGGCAAGTCTGAATTTGAAGGCTGTCCCTGAAGGGAATTACTTTGTTCTCAACGGGCAGAAGACTTGGACAAGCATGGCGGACCATGCGGATTGGATTTTCTTGCTTGTGCGAACTGATTCATCCGGAAAAAAGCAGGAAGGTATCAGCTTCTTGCTTGCAGATCTGAAAACCCCTGGCATAACTATACGCCCTATTGAGGCACTGACGGACCATGCGCCTTTCTGTGAGGTTTTCTTTGATGATGTTCGTGTCCCGAGAGAGAATCTGGTGGGTAAGATGGGTGAAGGCTGGAAACTTGCAGGGGCGCTCCTGCAACATGAACGGTTAAACGCCTTTCCAGTAGGCGAACTGATTTATGCCATCGAGACAGTCCGTAAAAACTCAGAAAAAACCATTTATAGAGGGAAACCACTGATGCAGGATCCCGTTTTCAGGAGGAAATTGGCCGCATTGGAGGTAGACTGCAACTCCCTTTTATATACCTTCTTCCGAATACTGTCGCAGTTAAAGGTCGGCTCGGCACCTGGTCCTGAGGCATCATTTTTAAAGGTTTATGGTTCCGAACTTTATCGGCGTGTAATGGACTTGAATATAGAGGCGGTAGGACCCTATGGCCAGTCCTGGTATAACCTTGAGGAGTTTGATAATTCCATACATCAGGCAACCATGGGCTGGATCAACTCAGCGAGTTTGACTATCTGGGGCGGCTCTTCAGAGATCCAACGAACAGTGATAGCAACCCAGGTTCTTAAGTTGCCCCGTAAATAG